Proteins encoded in a region of the Mycolicibacterium chitae genome:
- the serA gene encoding phosphoglycerate dehydrogenase, with protein sequence MSLPVVLIADKLAASTVEALGDQVEIRWVDGPDREKLLAAVPEADALLVRSATTVDEEVLAAAPRLKIVARAGVGLDNVDVDAATARGVLVVNAPTSNIHSAAEHALALMLSAARQIPAADATLRERTWKRSSFSGTEIFGKTVGVVGLGRIGQLVAQRLAAFGTEIIAYDPYVPPARAAQLGIEMMPLDDLLARADFISVHLPKTPETAGLIGTEALTKVKPGVVIVNAARGGLIDEQALADAINAGRVRAAGLDVFATEPCTDSPLFDLPQVVVTPHLGASTEEAQDRAGTDVAASVQLALAGEFVPDAVNVAGGPVGEEVAPWLELVRKLGVLVGTLAAEPVVNLTVAVRGELASEDVGILQLSALRGLFSTVLDDPVTFVNAPALAEVRGVTTDLVTATESPNHRSVVDVRTVHADGSAVNVSGTLSGPQQVEKIVQINGRNFDLRAEGENLLINYSDQPGALGKIGTLLGEAGVNIEAAQLSQDSDGVGATIMLRIDRDVPEDVRTAIASAVEATTLEVVDLS encoded by the coding sequence GTGAGTTTGCCCGTTGTACTTATTGCCGACAAGCTGGCCGCATCCACCGTGGAAGCCCTGGGGGACCAGGTCGAAATCCGCTGGGTGGACGGTCCGGACCGTGAGAAGCTGCTGGCCGCCGTGCCGGAGGCCGACGCCCTGCTGGTGCGTTCGGCGACCACGGTGGACGAGGAGGTGCTGGCCGCGGCGCCCCGGCTCAAGATCGTCGCCCGCGCCGGCGTCGGCCTGGACAACGTCGACGTCGACGCCGCCACGGCGCGCGGCGTCCTGGTGGTCAACGCCCCGACGTCCAACATCCACAGCGCCGCCGAGCACGCGCTGGCGCTGATGCTGTCCGCCGCGCGGCAGATCCCGGCCGCCGACGCCACGCTGCGAGAGCGCACCTGGAAGCGCTCGTCGTTCTCCGGCACCGAGATCTTCGGCAAGACCGTCGGCGTGGTGGGCCTGGGCCGCATCGGGCAGCTGGTGGCCCAGCGGCTGGCGGCGTTCGGAACCGAGATCATCGCGTATGACCCGTACGTGCCGCCCGCCCGGGCCGCGCAGCTGGGCATCGAGATGATGCCGCTGGACGACCTGCTGGCCCGCGCAGACTTCATCTCGGTGCACTTGCCCAAGACCCCGGAGACCGCCGGCCTGATCGGCACCGAGGCGCTGACCAAGGTCAAGCCCGGCGTGGTCATCGTCAACGCCGCCCGCGGCGGCCTGATCGATGAACAGGCCCTGGCCGACGCGATCAACGCCGGCCGGGTGCGCGCGGCCGGGCTGGACGTGTTCGCCACCGAGCCGTGCACCGACAGCCCGCTGTTCGACCTGCCGCAGGTGGTCGTCACCCCGCACCTGGGCGCCTCGACCGAGGAGGCCCAGGACCGCGCCGGTACCGATGTCGCGGCCAGCGTGCAGTTGGCGCTGGCCGGCGAGTTCGTGCCCGACGCGGTCAACGTCGCCGGCGGCCCGGTCGGCGAAGAGGTCGCCCCCTGGCTGGAGCTGGTGCGCAAGCTGGGCGTGCTGGTCGGCACCCTGGCCGCCGAGCCGGTGGTCAACCTGACCGTCGCGGTGCGCGGCGAGCTGGCCTCGGAAGATGTTGGCATTCTGCAGCTTTCAGCGCTGCGCGGGCTGTTCTCCACGGTCCTCGACGACCCGGTGACCTTCGTCAACGCGCCGGCGCTGGCCGAGGTGCGCGGGGTCACCACCGATCTGGTGACCGCCACCGAGAGCCCGAATCACCGCAGCGTCGTCGACGTCCGCACGGTGCACGCCGACGGCTCGGCGGTCAACGTGTCCGGCACCCTGTCCGGCCCGCAGCAGGTCGAGAAGATCGTCCAGATCAACGGCCGCAACTTCGATCTGCGCGCCGAGGGCGAGAACCTGCTCATCAACTACAGCGATCAGCCCGGCGCGCTGGGCAAGATCGGCACGCTGCTCGGCGAGGCCGGCGTCAACATCGAGGCCGCCCAGCTCAGCCAAGATTCCGATGGCGTGGGCGCCACGATCATGTTGCGGATCGACCGCGACGTGCCCGAGGACGTCCGCACCGCGATCGCGTCCGCGGTGGAGGCGACGACGCTGGAAGTGGTCGACCTGTCATGA
- a CDS encoding phytoene desaturase family protein, with product MDVTVVGSGPNGLAAAVICARAGLSVRVIEAQPTAGGGARTLADPEFPGVSHDICSAVHPLALASPFFAEFDLPGRVSLATPEVSYANPMPGHPAAVGYRDLDRTCAELDDGASWRRLLGPLVEDSENVVALVLGDKRSIPPSITAALKMAPRLLVQGSPAWNTLAGEDARALFSGVAAHAISRMPSMVSAGAGLMLASLAHAVGWPIPVGGSQAIPDALLADMRAHGGELVLGEEVTAPPPGVVIYDTAPTALLDIYGDRMPARYARTLRRYRYGPGVAKVDFVLSGEIGWRDSRLADAPTLHMGGERAMMARAERDVAEGRHADWPMILAALPHLADPGRIDAQGRRPLWTYVHVPAGSPVDQAETVTEIFERFAPGFRDLVVGVRSVPAARLSQHNANLIGGDIGVGGANLFSVATGPALRWNPWSTPIPRAYLCSSAVPPGSGVHGMAGYYAARTVLRREFGLDLPPLTSSA from the coding sequence ATGGACGTCACGGTCGTCGGAAGCGGTCCCAACGGGCTGGCCGCGGCGGTGATCTGCGCGCGAGCCGGGCTTTCGGTGCGGGTCATCGAGGCCCAGCCGACGGCGGGCGGCGGCGCCCGCACCCTGGCCGACCCGGAGTTCCCGGGGGTCTCGCACGACATCTGCTCGGCGGTGCACCCGCTGGCGCTGGCCTCGCCGTTCTTCGCCGAGTTCGACCTGCCCGGCCGGGTGTCGCTGGCCACCCCCGAGGTGTCCTACGCCAACCCGATGCCGGGCCACCCGGCCGCCGTCGGCTATCGCGACCTCGACCGCACCTGCGCCGAACTCGACGACGGGGCCTCGTGGCGGCGGCTGCTGGGCCCGCTGGTCGAGGACTCCGAGAACGTGGTGGCACTCGTGCTCGGCGACAAGAGGTCGATCCCGCCGAGCATCACCGCGGCGCTGAAGATGGCGCCCCGACTGCTGGTCCAGGGCAGCCCGGCCTGGAACACGCTGGCCGGCGAGGACGCCCGCGCGCTGTTCAGTGGTGTTGCGGCACACGCCATTTCGCGGATGCCCTCGATGGTTTCCGCCGGTGCCGGCCTGATGCTGGCCAGCCTGGCCCACGCGGTGGGCTGGCCGATCCCGGTCGGCGGCTCGCAGGCCATCCCCGATGCGCTGCTGGCCGACATGCGCGCCCACGGCGGCGAACTGGTGCTCGGCGAGGAGGTCACCGCCCCGCCGCCCGGCGTGGTGATCTACGACACCGCACCCACCGCACTGCTCGACATCTACGGCGACCGGATGCCCGCCCGGTACGCCCGCACGCTGCGGCGCTACCGGTACGGGCCGGGCGTGGCCAAGGTCGACTTCGTGCTCAGCGGCGAGATTGGTTGGCGTGATTCGCGTTTGGCCGACGCCCCGACGCTGCACATGGGTGGCGAGCGGGCGATGATGGCGCGCGCCGAACGCGATGTCGCCGAGGGCCGGCACGCCGATTGGCCGATGATCCTGGCCGCGCTACCGCACCTGGCGGACCCGGGCCGCATCGACGCGCAGGGCCGCCGGCCGCTGTGGACCTACGTCCACGTGCCCGCCGGTTCGCCGGTCGATCAGGCCGAGACCGTGACGGAGATCTTCGAGCGCTTCGCGCCCGGATTCCGGGACCTGGTGGTCGGGGTGCGCAGCGTGCCCGCCGCGCGCCTGTCGCAGCACAACGCCAACCTGATCGGCGGCGACATCGGGGTGGGCGGGGCCAACCTGTTCAGCGTGGCCACGGGCCCGGCGTTGCGCTGGAACCCCTGGTCGACGCCGATCCCCCGGGCTTACCTGTGTTCCTCGGCCGTGCCGCCCGGCAGCGGTGTGCACGGGATGGCGGGCTATTACGCGGCCCGCACCGTGCTGCGCCGCGAGTTCGGCCTGGACCTGCCCCCACTGACGAGTTCGGCGTGA
- the ilvC gene encoding ketol-acid reductoisomerase: MFYDDDADLSIIQGRKVGVIGYGSQGHAHSLSLRDSGVQVKVGLKEGSKSREKVTEQGLEVDTPAEVAKWADVIMLLAPDTAQAEIFKNDIEPNLEDGNALLFGHGLNIHFGLIKPPANVTIGMVAPKGPGHLVRRQFVDGKGVPALIAVHQDPKGEGQALMLSYAKGIGGTRAGVIKTDFKEETETDLFGEQAVLCGGTEELVKAGFDIMVEAGYAPEMAYFEVLHELKLIVDLMYEGGIARMNYSISDTAEFGGYLSGPRVIDEGTKDRMRAILKDIQDGTFVKRLVANVEGGNKELEALRKENAEHPVEVTGKKLRDLMSWVDRPITETA, from the coding sequence ATGTTCTATGACGACGACGCGGACCTGTCGATCATCCAGGGCCGCAAGGTCGGCGTCATCGGCTACGGCAGCCAGGGCCACGCCCATTCGCTGTCGCTGCGGGACTCGGGCGTGCAGGTGAAGGTCGGCCTCAAGGAGGGCTCCAAGTCCCGCGAGAAGGTCACCGAGCAGGGCCTCGAGGTCGACACCCCGGCCGAGGTGGCCAAGTGGGCCGACGTGATCATGCTGCTGGCGCCCGACACCGCGCAGGCTGAGATCTTCAAGAACGACATCGAGCCCAACCTGGAGGACGGCAACGCGCTGCTCTTCGGCCACGGCCTCAACATCCACTTCGGCCTGATCAAGCCGCCGGCCAACGTCACCATCGGCATGGTCGCCCCCAAGGGCCCCGGCCACCTGGTGCGTCGCCAGTTCGTCGACGGCAAGGGTGTGCCCGCGCTGATCGCCGTGCACCAGGACCCCAAGGGTGAGGGGCAGGCGCTGATGCTGTCCTACGCCAAGGGCATTGGTGGCACCCGCGCCGGCGTCATCAAGACCGACTTCAAGGAAGAGACCGAGACCGACCTGTTCGGCGAGCAGGCCGTGCTCTGCGGCGGCACCGAGGAACTGGTCAAGGCGGGCTTCGACATCATGGTCGAGGCGGGTTACGCGCCCGAGATGGCCTACTTCGAGGTCCTGCACGAGCTCAAGCTGATCGTCGACCTGATGTACGAGGGCGGCATCGCCCGGATGAACTACTCGATCTCCGACACCGCGGAGTTCGGTGGCTACCTGTCCGGCCCGCGCGTCATCGACGAGGGCACCAAGGACCGGATGCGCGCCATCCTGAAGGACATCCAGGACGGCACCTTCGTCAAGCGCCTGGTGGCCAACGTCGAGGGCGGCAACAAGGAGCTCGAGGCCCTGCGCAAGGAGAACGCCGAGCACCCCGTGGAGGTCACCGGCAAGAAGCTGCGCGACCTGATGAGCTGGGTGGATCGGCCGATCACCGAAACCGCCTGA
- the ilvN gene encoding acetolactate synthase small subunit, with translation MSATGVSTHTLSVLVEDKPGVLARVSSLFSRRGFNIKSLAVGPTEQKNMSRMTIVVSVEDFPLEQITKQLNKLINVIKIVEQDEEQSVSRELALIKVRADAGTRSQVIEAVNLFRAKVVDVSTESLTIEATGTQEKIGALLRVLEPYGIREIVQSGVVSLARGPRGIGSTK, from the coding sequence ATGAGCGCAACTGGAGTGTCCACGCACACGCTGTCGGTGCTCGTCGAGGACAAGCCGGGCGTGCTGGCCCGGGTGTCGTCGCTGTTCTCCCGGCGCGGGTTCAACATCAAGTCGCTGGCGGTCGGCCCGACCGAGCAGAAGAACATGTCGCGGATGACCATCGTCGTCTCGGTCGAGGACTTCCCGCTCGAACAGATCACCAAGCAGCTCAACAAGCTGATCAACGTCATCAAGATCGTCGAGCAGGACGAGGAGCAGTCCGTCTCGCGGGAGCTGGCGCTGATCAAGGTGCGCGCCGATGCCGGCACCCGCAGCCAGGTGATCGAGGCCGTCAACCTGTTCCGGGCCAAGGTCGTTGACGTCTCCACGGAATCGCTGACCATCGAGGCCACCGGTACCCAGGAGAAGATCGGCGCGCTGCTGCGCGTGCTCGAGCCGTACGGTATCCGTGAGATCGTGCAGTCCGGCGTCGTGTCGCTGGCTCGCGGCCCCCGCGGTATCGGCTCGACGAAATAG
- a CDS encoding acetolactate synthase large subunit: MSAPTTRPPASVTAAKPANDNPSGSGHRVPPQQLTGAQSVVRSLEEMGVDTIFGIPGGAVLPVYDPLFDSQKLRHVLVRHEQGAGHAASGYAHATGKVGVMMATSGPGATNLVTPLADAQMDSIPVVAITGQVGRGLIGTDAFQEADISGITMPITKHNFLVRTGDDIPRVIAEAFHIAKSGRPGAVLVDIPKDVLQGQCTFSWPPETDLPGYKPNTKPHSRQIREAAKLIAAARKPVLYVGGGIIRGEASAELLELAELTGIPVVTTLMARGAFPDSHPQHLGMPGMHGTVAAVAGLQRSDLLIALGTRFDDRVTGQLDSFAPEAKVIHADIDPAEIGKNRHADVPIVGDAKAVITDLIAALRRDDVPGNIKMDQWWEYLVGVRSTYPLSYGPQSDGSLSPEYVIEKLGEIAGSDAVYVAGVGQHQMWAAQFISYEKPRTWLNSGGLGTMGFAIPAAMGAKMARPEAEVWAIDGDGCFQMTNQELATCAIEGAPIKVALINNGNLGMVRQWQTLFYGERYSQTDLATHSQRIPDFVKLAEALGCVGLRCERAEDVEDVIKAARAINDRPVVIDFVVGADAQVWPMVAAGTGNDEIMAARDIRPLFDNEDQV, encoded by the coding sequence GTGAGCGCACCCACCACGCGACCACCCGCATCGGTGACCGCAGCCAAGCCCGCGAACGACAACCCCTCCGGGTCGGGCCATCGGGTCCCACCGCAGCAGCTGACCGGCGCCCAGTCGGTGGTGCGTTCGCTGGAGGAGATGGGCGTCGACACCATCTTCGGCATCCCGGGCGGCGCGGTCCTGCCGGTCTACGACCCGCTCTTCGATTCCCAGAAACTGCGCCACGTGCTGGTGCGCCACGAGCAGGGCGCCGGCCACGCGGCCAGCGGTTATGCGCATGCCACCGGCAAGGTCGGCGTCATGATGGCGACCTCCGGGCCAGGTGCGACCAACCTGGTCACGCCGCTGGCCGACGCGCAGATGGACTCCATCCCAGTGGTGGCCATCACCGGGCAGGTCGGTCGCGGCCTGATCGGCACCGACGCCTTCCAGGAGGCGGACATCTCCGGCATCACCATGCCGATCACCAAGCACAACTTCCTGGTGCGCACCGGCGACGACATCCCCCGGGTGATCGCCGAGGCGTTCCACATCGCGAAGTCGGGCCGCCCCGGCGCGGTGCTGGTGGACATCCCGAAGGACGTCCTGCAGGGGCAGTGCACCTTCAGCTGGCCGCCGGAGACCGATCTGCCCGGCTACAAGCCCAACACCAAGCCGCACAGCCGGCAGATCCGGGAGGCCGCCAAGCTGATCGCCGCGGCCCGCAAGCCCGTGCTGTACGTGGGCGGCGGGATCATCCGCGGTGAGGCCAGCGCCGAACTGCTGGAGTTGGCCGAGCTGACCGGCATCCCGGTGGTGACCACGCTGATGGCCCGCGGCGCGTTCCCCGACAGCCATCCGCAGCACCTGGGCATGCCCGGGATGCACGGCACGGTGGCCGCGGTGGCCGGCCTGCAGCGCAGCGACCTGCTGATCGCGCTGGGCACCCGGTTCGACGACCGGGTCACCGGTCAGCTGGACTCGTTCGCGCCGGAAGCCAAGGTGATCCACGCCGACATCGACCCGGCCGAGATCGGCAAGAACCGCCACGCCGACGTGCCGATCGTGGGCGATGCCAAGGCTGTCATCACGGATCTGATCGCGGCGCTGCGTCGCGACGACGTGCCCGGCAACATCAAGATGGATCAGTGGTGGGAGTACCTGGTCGGGGTCCGGTCGACCTACCCGCTGAGCTACGGCCCGCAGAGCGACGGCAGCCTGAGCCCGGAGTACGTCATCGAGAAGCTCGGCGAGATCGCCGGCTCGGATGCGGTGTACGTCGCCGGGGTCGGCCAGCACCAGATGTGGGCCGCGCAGTTCATCTCCTACGAAAAGCCGCGCACCTGGCTGAATTCCGGCGGTCTGGGCACCATGGGCTTCGCCATCCCCGCGGCCATGGGCGCCAAGATGGCCCGGCCCGAGGCCGAGGTCTGGGCCATCGACGGCGACGGCTGCTTCCAGATGACCAACCAGGAACTGGCGACGTGCGCCATCGAGGGTGCGCCCATCAAGGTCGCGCTGATCAACAACGGCAACCTGGGCATGGTGCGGCAGTGGCAGACGCTGTTCTACGGCGAGCGCTACAGCCAGACCGACCTGGCCACGCACAGCCAGCGCATCCCGGACTTCGTCAAGCTGGCCGAGGCGCTGGGTTGCGTCGGATTGCGTTGTGAGCGAGCCGAAGACGTCGAGGACGTCATCAAGGCGGCCCGCGCCATCAACGACCGGCCCGTCGTGATCGACTTCGTCGTCGGCGCCGACGCGCAGGTGTGGCCCATGGTCGCGGCCGGCACCGGCAACGACGAGATCATGGCCGCCCGCGACATCCGCCCGCTGTTCGACAACGAGGATCAGGTCTGA
- a CDS encoding PH domain-containing protein: MAAAPEARVVIRMSPMAHVAVALVAFTMLLPVLALPWLTPMLLIPVLASVAIVRLRTVANRDTVTARSLLKTTTVGWDKVKGLKFVKGSWARAELTDGTELSLPAVSFSTLPQLAEASGGRVPNPYV, from the coding sequence ATGGCTGCCGCACCCGAAGCTCGAGTGGTGATCCGGATGTCGCCGATGGCCCACGTGGCCGTCGCGCTGGTGGCGTTCACCATGCTGCTGCCCGTCCTCGCGCTGCCCTGGCTGACGCCCATGCTGCTCATCCCGGTGCTGGCCTCGGTGGCCATCGTCCGGCTGCGGACGGTGGCAAACCGGGACACGGTGACCGCGCGGTCGCTGCTGAAGACCACCACGGTGGGCTGGGACAAGGTCAAGGGGCTCAAGTTCGTCAAGGGTTCCTGGGCCCGCGCGGAACTCACCGACGGGACCGAACTGTCGCTGCCGGCGGTGTCGTTCTCCACGCTGCCGCAGCTGGCCGAGGCCAGCGGCGGACGGGTGCCCAACCCGTACGTCTGA
- a CDS encoding DoxX family protein, with translation MTSPSHDPSWQRPGDSSSSGTGSSRPSTASLVDPEDDMPSDGYGGDFETTAIPQYGSTPSTTGYGLLNDPEPLPYVAPHDDRPPTVGPAAIEPEDYDAVRRAGRRGTQDLGLLLLRAGFGALLIVHGLQKAFGWWGGSGLGSFGDGLADLGYRHAELLTYVAAGTEIVAGLLLVLGLFTPLAAAAALAYLINGLLAGVMSQQDSGRFEFFLPEGHEFELTLIMVAAAIILIGPGRYGFDAGRGWARRPFIGSFVALLLGVGGGIAVWVLLNGTNPLG, from the coding sequence GTGACGAGTCCATCGCATGATCCAAGCTGGCAACGGCCGGGCGATTCGTCGTCGTCCGGGACCGGTTCCTCGCGGCCCAGCACGGCCAGCCTGGTCGACCCCGAGGACGACATGCCGTCGGACGGCTACGGCGGAGATTTCGAGACCACCGCAATCCCACAGTACGGATCGACGCCGTCGACGACGGGATACGGGCTGCTCAACGATCCGGAGCCGCTGCCGTACGTGGCGCCGCACGATGACCGCCCGCCGACGGTCGGACCCGCGGCCATCGAACCGGAGGACTACGACGCGGTGCGCCGCGCGGGCCGCCGCGGCACCCAGGACCTGGGTCTGCTGCTGTTGCGTGCCGGTTTCGGTGCGCTGCTGATCGTGCATGGCCTGCAGAAGGCATTCGGCTGGTGGGGCGGATCGGGCCTGGGCAGCTTCGGTGACGGGCTCGCCGATCTGGGCTACCGACACGCCGAGCTGCTGACCTATGTGGCCGCGGGCACCGAGATCGTCGCCGGACTGCTGCTGGTGCTCGGCCTGTTCACCCCGCTGGCCGCCGCGGCCGCACTGGCCTACCTGATCAACGGGCTGCTGGCCGGGGTTATGAGCCAGCAGGACTCCGGGCGCTTCGAGTTCTTCCTGCCCGAGGGCCACGAGTTCGAATTGACCCTGATCATGGTGGCCGCCGCGATCATCCTCATCGGCCCCGGCCGGTACGGCTTCGACGCGGGCCGCGGCTGGGCGCGTCGGCCGTTCATCGGCTCGTTCGTGGCGCTGTTGCTCGGCGTCGGCGGCGGCATCGCGGTGTGGGTGCTGCTCAACGGCACCAATCCGCTGGGCTGA
- a CDS encoding PQQ-dependent sugar dehydrogenase, which translates to MQIRRRVPRALTTTCAVLFLVAAAGTGCARFDDAMSQPFTTEPERKPPTTSTTPPPPPLPGKPFPKACPATGVMQGCLESTSGLIMGPDGKTALVAERTTGAIKEVAIAAEPKVMATIPVDGSGDGGLLDIVKSPTYAQDRLMYAYISTPTDNRVVRIADGDVPKDLLTGIPKGPTNNAGALIFTSPTTLVVQTGDAGDPGAAADPGSLAGKLLRIEQPTTVGQAPLTTALSGLGGAGGLCTDPADGSLYITDRTPTADRLQRITKDSKTSTVWTWPDKPGVAGCAALDGTVLVNLVDTKQTVAVRLAPDTGAVTGDPEVVRDGQHGHAWAVRLSPDGNVWGATVNRSVGDPDKLDDVVFPLFPEGGFPRNEADIT; encoded by the coding sequence ATGCAGATCCGCCGTCGGGTGCCGCGCGCGCTGACCACAACGTGTGCGGTGCTGTTCCTGGTCGCGGCGGCGGGCACCGGGTGCGCGCGCTTCGACGATGCGATGTCGCAGCCGTTCACCACCGAACCGGAGCGCAAGCCGCCGACCACGTCGACCACCCCGCCCCCGCCCCCGCTGCCGGGCAAGCCGTTCCCGAAGGCCTGCCCCGCCACCGGGGTGATGCAGGGCTGCCTGGAGAGCACCAGCGGGCTGATCATGGGTCCGGACGGCAAGACGGCCCTGGTCGCCGAGCGCACCACCGGGGCCATCAAGGAAGTCGCGATCGCCGCCGAACCCAAGGTGATGGCCACCATCCCGGTCGACGGTTCCGGTGACGGCGGGCTGTTGGACATCGTCAAGTCGCCGACCTACGCCCAGGACCGGTTGATGTACGCCTACATCAGCACTCCCACCGACAACCGGGTGGTGCGTATCGCCGACGGCGACGTCCCCAAGGATCTGCTCACCGGAATTCCGAAGGGCCCCACCAACAATGCCGGGGCGTTGATCTTCACCAGCCCCACCACGCTGGTGGTGCAGACCGGCGACGCCGGCGATCCCGGCGCGGCCGCCGACCCGGGCTCGCTGGCCGGCAAGCTGCTGCGCATCGAACAGCCGACGACGGTCGGGCAGGCCCCGCTGACCACGGCCCTGTCGGGGCTCGGCGGCGCGGGCGGGCTGTGCACCGATCCGGCCGACGGCTCGCTCTACATCACCGACCGCACCCCCACCGCCGATCGGCTGCAGCGCATCACCAAGGACTCCAAGACCTCCACGGTGTGGACCTGGCCCGACAAGCCCGGCGTGGCCGGCTGCGCGGCGCTGGACGGCACCGTGCTGGTGAACCTGGTCGACACCAAGCAAACCGTCGCGGTCCGGTTGGCCCCCGACACCGGCGCGGTCACCGGGGATCCCGAGGTGGTCCGCGACGGTCAGCACGGTCACGCCTGGGCGGTGCGGCTCTCGCCCGACGGCAACGTGTGGGGCGCGACGGTCAACCGGAGCGTCGGGGACCCCGACAAGCTCGACGACGTGGTGTTCCCGCTGTTCCCCGAGGGCGGCTTCCCGCGCAACGAGGCCGACATCACCTGA
- the gatB gene encoding Asp-tRNA(Asn)/Glu-tRNA(Gln) amidotransferase subunit GatB, protein MTAARTPTAEAELLDYDDVLARFDPVMGMEVHVELSTATKMFCGCANRFGAEPNTLVCPVCLGLPGALPVLNQSAVESAIRIGLALNCQIAPWGRFARKNYFYPDQPKNYQISQYDEPIAINGYLDVPLDDGTTWRIEIERAHMEEDTGKLTHLGSDTGRIAGATTSLADFNRAGVPLIEIVTKPIEGTGERAPEIARAYVTALRDLLRSLGVSDVRMDQGSMRCDSNVSLKPKGAKEFGTRTETKNVNSLKSVEVAVRYEMRRQAAVLEAGGTVTQETRHFHEDGYTSSGRTKETAEDYRYFPEPDLEPVAPSEELIERLRGTIGELPWLARKRIQEDWGISDEVMRDLVNAGAVELVTATVAAGAPSEAARAWWGNFLVQKANEAGVELDALAITPEQVAAVVKLVEDGKLSNKLARQVIEGVLAGEGEPEAVMTARGLALVRDDGLIQAAVDEALAANPDVVEKIKGGKVQAAGAIVGAVMKATKGQADAARVRELVMAACGQG, encoded by the coding sequence ATGACTGCTGCGCGGACTCCCACGGCCGAAGCCGAGTTGCTCGACTACGACGATGTGCTGGCTCGCTTCGACCCCGTGATGGGCATGGAGGTGCACGTCGAACTCTCGACGGCCACCAAGATGTTCTGCGGCTGCGCCAACCGGTTCGGCGCCGAACCCAACACGCTGGTGTGCCCGGTGTGCCTCGGCCTGCCGGGGGCGCTGCCGGTGCTCAACCAGTCGGCGGTCGAATCGGCGATCCGTATCGGGTTGGCGCTGAACTGTCAGATCGCGCCGTGGGGTCGGTTCGCCCGGAAGAACTACTTCTATCCGGACCAGCCGAAGAACTACCAGATCTCCCAGTACGACGAGCCGATCGCGATCAACGGTTACCTCGACGTGCCGCTGGACGACGGGACCACCTGGCGCATCGAGATCGAACGCGCCCACATGGAGGAGGACACCGGCAAGCTGACCCACCTGGGCAGCGACACCGGCCGCATCGCCGGGGCGACCACCTCGCTGGCGGACTTCAACCGCGCCGGCGTCCCCCTGATCGAGATCGTCACCAAGCCCATCGAGGGCACCGGTGAGCGCGCGCCCGAGATCGCCCGCGCGTATGTGACCGCGCTGCGCGACCTGCTGCGCTCGCTCGGCGTCTCCGACGTCCGGATGGACCAGGGCTCGATGCGCTGCGACTCCAACGTGTCGTTGAAGCCCAAGGGCGCCAAGGAATTCGGCACCCGCACCGAGACCAAGAACGTCAACTCGCTCAAGAGTGTCGAGGTCGCGGTGCGTTACGAGATGCGCCGGCAGGCGGCGGTCCTCGAGGCCGGCGGCACCGTCACCCAGGAGACCCGGCACTTCCACGAGGACGGCTACACCTCGTCGGGACGCACCAAGGAGACCGCCGAGGACTACCGATACTTCCCGGAACCCGATCTGGAACCCGTCGCGCCCAGCGAGGAGCTCATCGAGCGGCTGCGCGGCACCATCGGCGAGCTGCCGTGGTTGGCGCGCAAGCGGATCCAGGAGGACTGGGGCATCTCCGACGAGGTGATGCGTGACCTGGTCAACGCCGGTGCCGTCGAGTTGGTGACGGCGACCGTGGCGGCCGGCGCGCCCAGCGAGGCCGCCCGCGCCTGGTGGGGCAACTTCCTGGTGCAGAAGGCCAACGAGGCCGGCGTGGAACTCGACGCCCTGGCCATCACCCCCGAGCAGGTCGCGGCGGTGGTCAAGCTGGTCGAGGACGGCAAGCTGTCCAACAAGCTGGCCCGGCAGGTGATCGAGGGCGTGCTGGCCGGCGAGGGCGAGCCCGAGGCCGTGATGACGGCCCGCGGGCTGGCGCTGGTCCGCGACGACGGGTTGATCCAGGCCGCGGTGGACGAGGCGCTGGCCGCCAATCCCGATGTCGTCGAGAAGATCAAGGGCGGCAAGGTGCAGGCCGCCGGCGCCATCGTCGGCGCGGTGATGAAGGCCACCAAGGGCCAGGCCGACGCCGCGCGGGTGCGCGAACTGGTGATGGCCGCCTGCGGCCAGGGCTGA
- a CDS encoding MarR family winged helix-turn-helix transcriptional regulator, whose product MTEPSPGIAGLHQRIPFLLSQLGVHIADDFVVRLEPFGVGPRTFAVLTALSADDGQSQRQLATLLGIHRNAMVAVVDKLESQGLVKRTPHAQDRRAFAIRLTDKARELLPALDAQGRLQEETITAMLTGQERDALRHLLQRVSTGLGMSPGVHPRLAER is encoded by the coding sequence GTGACCGAGCCTTCACCCGGAATCGCAGGCCTGCACCAGCGGATCCCGTTCCTGCTCTCCCAGCTGGGCGTTCACATCGCCGACGACTTCGTCGTGCGGCTGGAGCCCTTCGGTGTGGGCCCACGCACCTTCGCGGTGTTGACCGCCCTGTCCGCCGATGACGGGCAGTCGCAACGCCAGCTCGCGACCCTGCTGGGGATTCACCGCAACGCCATGGTCGCGGTGGTCGACAAGCTCGAGAGCCAGGGGCTGGTGAAGCGAACACCGCACGCGCAGGATCGGCGCGCGTTCGCGATCAGGTTGACCGACAAGGCCCGCGAGTTGCTGCCCGCGCTCGACGCGCAGGGGCGCCTGCAGGAGGAAACGATCACCGCGATGCTGACCGGGCAGGAGCGCGACGCGCTGCGGCACCTCCTCCAGCGGGTGTCGACGGGACTCGGCATGAGTCCCGGAGTGCACCCGAGGCTGGCCGAGCGCTGA